One Bacteroidales bacterium genomic window, TGATTTCCTTGATTCTTGCTATATAATATTTCATAATAATAAACTGTTGAATAATTAACTTGACTTTGCATGCACTTTTTATTATATTTCTTCTATAAAACATTTTCAATAAGTTAAAAATTAGTTTTATATCAGGTTTATGTATAAATGTAATTTTTATGTAACTTTGTAAATAAACAAACTATTACTAAGATGAAAAACATATACATTTTGTTGATTTCATTGTGTACAATAAATATTGCAAATGCACAGTGGCTAACATTAAATTCAGGAACAACACAATTTTTGCGTTCAGTTTATTTTGCAAATGAAAGTGTGGGTTATGTTGTTGGTGGAACATGCAGCAATAACATTATTATTAAAACCACAAATGCTGGACTGAGTTGGACGCCAAAAAATCCTGGCATCTCAAATATTTTGTATTATGTTTTTTTTACAAACCAAGATACTGGCATTGCTGCTGGTGCAAATGGTGTAATAATAAAAACAACTGATGCAGGAGAAAACTGGTCAACAAAATATTCTGGTACATCAAACGAATTATATAAAGGTTTTTTCACAAATTCACAAACAGGATATGTTGTGGGTGCAAATGGCACAATAATTAAAACTACAAATGGAGGTAACAATTGGTCTTTGTTAAATTCTGGTACTTTAAGTAATTTTTATCATGTTTTTTTTACAAATAACAACACAGGTTATGCTGTTGGAGATAGCGGTGTAATAGTTAAAACAACTAATAGTGGAGCTAATTGGTCAAAAACTTGCTTAAATAGTTCATATTTAAATGCCTCAATTTACTTTATTGATGATACTACTGGGTTCATAGCAGAATATAATGGCATTATTCTTAAAACTACAGATGCAGGAAAAAATTGGTCAAGCCAGATTAAGTCAGGTTCTTTTAGCGATGTTTGGTTCACGGACAATAAAAACGGGTACATTGTTGGTCAGGCTGGTTTTATACTGAAAACAACAGATTGCGGAACAAATTGGTATACACAGTCTTTTAGTAATCCTAATGAAAATTATGTATTTTTATTTTTCATAAATTTCAATACCGGCTATATTGTAGGCAGCAATGGATTAATACTGAAAACAACAAATGGGGGTGGCAATTCGATAAATGAGCTAAAAAATAATTCAATTGATATGATAATTTACCCTAACCCTACAAAAGATATATTAACAATAGAAATACCCGAAACAGAAAAAGAAAACATTTTGTCAATTTGTAACATAAATGGACAAGAATTAATTAAACAGGAAATAAAAAGCAACAAAACACAAATAGATATAGGCAAATTGAGAGGCGGAGTTTATTTTGTGCAGCTTATAAGTGAAAAAAAAGTTATAACAAAAAAAATAACAATAAATTAAAAAAAATAAAATCTAATTTAAAAATAGATTCATTTTAAATTTTCAATAATTTTCTCATCAACATTATAACCAAGTTCTTTTGCTTTATTAACATTTTCAAGTGCATTTTTCTTATCGTTCTTAAACGAATAAATAACAGCCATTTTGTAATAAGCCATAGCATTACCGGGTTCAAGTGATGTAATTCTTTTATAATCTATCAATGCATCATCATATTTTTTAAACTCCGATTCAAGTATTGCTTTGTTAAAATATGTATTTATATCATTAGGATTTAGCTGAATTGCCTTGTTGTAATCTACAATTGCAAGTTCATAATTTTTTGTCATCGCATAAAAATTTGCTCTATTGCTATATATATCAGAAGAATTGGGAGATAACTTTTGTGCTTTATCAAAATTTATTATCGCTTCATTTAAATTTCCCTCAATACATAATTGAATTGCAAGATTCATATAGCCAGCATAATTATCCGGTTTCAACTGGATTGTTTTCATGAAATCTTCTTTTGCGATACTATTTTTCTGCATTTCCCTGTATATCGTACCACGACGTATATAATTTTCATAATCGGAAGGATTAATTTGTATTAATTTGTTTATGTCATTAATTGCATTTGAAAAATCATTTCTTTTGGAAAGTATGTCTAAACGTGCTGAAATTGCCTGTACGTAATTTGGATTTCTTTCTATTGCAGTGCTAAAATCATTTAAAGCTAAATCTATTTGTTTATTTTCAAAATAAAAAACAGCTCTGTTGAAATATGCGAGTTCATTTTTAGGATAAACTTTTATCATTTGAGTCCATAATTTTTCACTATTTTCCCATACTTTATTCTGCTTAAAGGTAAGAACAGAAAGAACAGCAACAACCACAATAGTTATAGCAACTATAATTTGTTTATACTTTATATATTTTGGATTTTCAATGGCATTTCCATATAAGTCGCCTATAATATAAAACAATCCGATTGATGAAATATAGAAATATCGGTCAGCGGCAATTGCAGAGCCAACTGAAAGTATTTGTAAAATTTGCAGTACATTAAAAAAGAAAAACAAAAAACCGAAAATTATTTTTTTACCTTTTTTCGCAGAATAAATTACAAGTCCGAATACAACAAAATTTATTATTGGCGAAATAAAATATATCATAGGAATTGAATCATTGATTTTATATGGATAAGGATGAATAGCAGCCAAACCAAATGGCAGAAACATTTTATACAAATAAAAAAATAAACTGTAGTTTGCAAGAAAAAATCTGTCTGTACCCGAATATGCACTGCCAACATTGTTTATAAAAGTTGATGCCCCCTGCATTTTCTGAACATAAATTGCAACAAGTCCGAATACAAATGAAATTGCAAGAAACGGGATTTTATCAATTATAATTTTAAAATTTACTTTCTTCATTTGCAAATAATCAATCAATAAAAGCATTATTGAAAACGGCACTGCCATGGCTTTTGACAAGCACGAAAAAACAAACAACAAAGTTGTCAGCATATAAAATCTAACATCGTTTTTTTCTTTGTATTTCAGATATGTTATCAATCCTGCAATGTAAAAGAAAGCATATAAAACGTCTTTTCTTTCCGAAATCCAAGCAACAGATTCAACATGCAAAGGATGCACTCCGAACAAAACCGCTCCAATTGCAGCAATATTTATATTTGAACTTATTTTTTTTATAAAAACAAATACAAGCAAAGTGTTAAGTATATGCAAAATAAAATTCGTAAAATGATATACAAAAGGATTTAATCCCGAGATTTTATTTTCAATAGCATATGTCAACATAGTTAATGGCTGGTAATTGCCAACGTAGAAGTTTGAAAATAGAATTTTAATATTATTAAAAGAAAGATTTTTTATATCGGGATTATTTATAATATAATACTGGTCATCAAGATTCGTAAAGCTGCATTTCAACGTAGGTAAAAAACACAAAAAAGTTATTGCAATTACAAATATTGCGAATAAAATATCTTTATTTTTCTTGTTCGAAGATATTAGTTGTGGTTTGTATTGCCTTGCAGCAATAGTAGAGCCGCTTTGTTTTTTTGATTTTTTTTTATTGCTGAAATTATTACTCATATAATCAATAAAAAAAGATTTAATTATTTGTTCTTCTTATAAACTCTTTTTATCCAGCCCGGTAATATCACGGAACCAAGAAATAAGTACGGATAATACGTAATCAATCGCCAGATTAACGCAAGAGGC contains:
- a CDS encoding YCF48-related protein, with the protein product MKNIYILLISLCTINIANAQWLTLNSGTTQFLRSVYFANESVGYVVGGTCSNNIIIKTTNAGLSWTPKNPGISNILYYVFFTNQDTGIAAGANGVIIKTTDAGENWSTKYSGTSNELYKGFFTNSQTGYVVGANGTIIKTTNGGNNWSLLNSGTLSNFYHVFFTNNNTGYAVGDSGVIVKTTNSGANWSKTCLNSSYLNASIYFIDDTTGFIAEYNGIILKTTDAGKNWSSQIKSGSFSDVWFTDNKNGYIVGQAGFILKTTDCGTNWYTQSFSNPNENYVFLFFINFNTGYIVGSNGLILKTTNGGGNSINELKNNSIDMIIYPNPTKDILTIEIPETEKENILSICNINGQELIKQEIKSNKTQIDIGKLRGGVYFVQLISEKKVITKKITIN
- a CDS encoding tetratricopeptide repeat protein; protein product: MSNNFSNKKKSKKQSGSTIAARQYKPQLISSNKKNKDILFAIFVIAITFLCFLPTLKCSFTNLDDQYYIINNPDIKNLSFNNIKILFSNFYVGNYQPLTMLTYAIENKISGLNPFVYHFTNFILHILNTLLVFVFIKKISSNINIAAIGAVLFGVHPLHVESVAWISERKDVLYAFFYIAGLITYLKYKEKNDVRFYMLTTLLFVFSCLSKAMAVPFSIMLLLIDYLQMKKVNFKIIIDKIPFLAISFVFGLVAIYVQKMQGASTFINNVGSAYSGTDRFFLANYSLFFYLYKMFLPFGLAAIHPYPYKINDSIPMIYFISPIINFVVFGLVIYSAKKGKKIIFGFLFFFFNVLQILQILSVGSAIAADRYFYISSIGLFYIIGDLYGNAIENPKYIKYKQIIVAITIVVVAVLSVLTFKQNKVWENSEKLWTQMIKVYPKNELAYFNRAVFYFENKQIDLALNDFSTAIERNPNYVQAISARLDILSKRNDFSNAINDINKLIQINPSDYENYIRRGTIYREMQKNSIAKEDFMKTIQLKPDNYAGYMNLAIQLCIEGNLNEAIINFDKAQKLSPNSSDIYSNRANFYAMTKNYELAIVDYNKAIQLNPNDINTYFNKAILESEFKKYDDALIDYKRITSLEPGNAMAYYKMAVIYSFKNDKKNALENVNKAKELGYNVDEKIIENLK